The region CTTGCAGGGACGCGTCACTGTCAGCCATGCCTATGCCCTGGGCCAAGTGCCTGATGATGAACTTGCGCGGATTGCCGCGACCCTGGCCCAGGCCCAGGTATCGATCCTGACCAATGCCCCCGGCGATCACGCCTTTCCACCGATCCTGCGCCTGCGCGCTGCCGGGGTGAACGTGTTTGCCGGTAACGACAACATTCGCGACGCTTGGTGGCCCTACGGCAATGCCGACATGCTCCAGCGCGCCATGCTGATCGGCTACCGCTCGGGCTTTTACAGCGACGAGGACTTGAACGTTGCCTTGGCCATGGCTACCACGGCAGGCGCCGCGGTGATGGAAAAAAGCGGCTATGGATTGGAGGTGGGCAATGAAGCGACCTTCCTCGTGCTCAAGGCCCCCAATGCCGCCGCCGCAGTCGCCGCCGTCCCTGGCGAGCGGCGCATGGTCCGGCGTGGCGAGCTGCAACCCTGAAGCTGCCAGCCCGCACAGTTTCAAGGCTCAGGTCCCGGACTTGAGCCGGCTGAAGGCACGCGTCAGTTCTCGGTTGAATGCTTTGCTATTGTCATTCTTGCTGTATAGCCGCGCCCGCACCGCTGTTGGTGGATAAGTGCCCGCATCATTGCGAATTGCCGGATCCACCAACGCGTCGGCTGCAGTAATGGCATTGGCGTACTGGATGCTGTTGGTGATCGGGGCGATCACTTCCGGGCGCATCAAGTAGTCCATCAACGCCAGCGCCGCCTCTGGATGCGGCGCATCCTTGGGTATTACCAGCGCATCCAGCCAGATCAACGTACCTTCACGCGGAATGCTGAAAGCAATATCGATGGCTTTGCCCGCCTGCTGCGCCTGATTGCGTGCGATGGCCACGTTGCCATTCCAGGACATCGCAAGACACGTCTCGCCATTGGCCAGGTCGTTGATGTTGCGGTCGTTGTCAAAATAGCGAATGTACGGCCGCACCTTCTGCAGCAACGCTTCAGCCTGGCGCAGGTCTTCGGTGCGCTGCTGGTTGATGTCCAGGCCAAGGTAACGCATGGCGGCAGCGAACACTTCGTTGGGATCGTTGAGCAGGCTCACGCCGCAACTGGCAAACTTCGAAACTACCTCGGGGTCGAACAGCATCGCCCAGCTATCGACCGGCGCTGTGGGCAACCGGGCGGCAATCGCCTGCTGCTGATAACCGACACCTGTGGTGCCCCAGGCATAGGTGCCGGCATAGCGATTATCCGGATCGAATACCGCCATGTGCTGGCGGAATTCAGTGCCTATTCCGGCCAAATGCGGTAGCCGCGCCTTGTCCAAAGGTTGCAGTGCGCCACTGCTGATCGCCCGTGACAGGTGCTGGCCGGCTGTAAGTACCAGATCGTAGCCACTGCGACCCGTCAACAACTTGGTTTCCGCGGTTTCCAGTGAGTCGAAGTGATCGGCGACAACGCGGATGCCGGTGCGCTTCTCAAAGTTGGCCAAGGTGTCTGGGGCAAGGTATTCGCCCCAGATATACAGGTTTACCGTCGGCTGCTCAGCGTTGGCGGCCAGCGCCTGCGTCGTAGCGCACGCCAGCGCCAGGGCCAAGCCACAGGCGCGCAGGTTCATGAGATTTTTCCTCCCGCATATTGCGGCATGGTGATGCAGGCGACATTGCCCCCACCCAGCAAAATTTCGCGGGAATTGTCGATACCAATAATGCGATGACCGGGGAACAGTTCTGCCAGGGTAGCCTGGGCAACGGTGTCGTTGCGGTCACCAAACAGCGGCAGGACGATCGCCGAGTTGCCCGCATAGTAGTTGATGTACGAGGCGCAGATTTTCGTCCCAGCCTGGCGCAGATGAGTGCCATCGACCTGATCAAGGCCGGCGGCTTCTTCGGCGGTCCACTCCAGCACAGCGGGCTGTGGCAGCTTGTGCACCGTGAGCTCGCGGCCGCGGCTGTCGCGTGTGCTGCGCAGGATGTCATAGGCTTCCTGGTAGATTTCCCACTGCGGGTCATCACGGTTGTCAGTCCATTGCAGCACTACTTCACCAG is a window of Pseudomonas sp. DG56-2 DNA encoding:
- a CDS encoding extracellular solute-binding protein — translated: MNLRACGLALALACATTQALAANAEQPTVNLYIWGEYLAPDTLANFEKRTGIRVVADHFDSLETAETKLLTGRSGYDLVLTAGQHLSRAISSGALQPLDKARLPHLAGIGTEFRQHMAVFDPDNRYAGTYAWGTTGVGYQQQAIAARLPTAPVDSWAMLFDPEVVSKFASCGVSLLNDPNEVFAAAMRYLGLDINQQRTEDLRQAEALLQKVRPYIRYFDNDRNINDLANGETCLAMSWNGNVAIARNQAQQAGKAIDIAFSIPREGTLIWLDALVIPKDAPHPEAALALMDYLMRPEVIAPITNSIQYANAITAADALVDPAIRNDAGTYPPTAVRARLYSKNDNSKAFNRELTRAFSRLKSGT